In a single window of the Streptomyces sp. NBC_00094 genome:
- a CDS encoding NAD(P)/FAD-dependent oxidoreductase has translation MARTNPMHLLKRLAAEHADARRLDIPVDELRGMRADALGRRSLLKYAAAAGVAVGAGGAVGLGGAAPAHAAATLDPPVQSTARIAVVGAGISGLTAALTLQDAGLSPTLYEANPSRVGGRMWTQRSHWAYGQTSEIGGELIDTSHKKILELCRRFDLDVEDFLGGGPNGAEEVLWFDGAYYPRHQADEDFNGVYQALRRDLSEAGEVFWNQTTPTGTALDNMSVYEWIETRVPGGHSSPLGKFIDVAYNVEYGADTTEQSSLALVLLMGYQTNPGNFNIWGLSNERYHIVGGNDQLPNAIAGALTSGTLRRGWSLTAVRANADGTQTLTFNEAGATRTVTADHTILCLPLPVLKQLDLSLAGFDPLMRNLLRDARMGDCTKLNMQFGTRPWRGTGPWPGVSAGDCFTDSEVQQTWDTTKVQGGTGGILIQYGGGSLARNLNPAGPFSTESDPYVRSLVTRYLAGIDAFFPGTSRAYNGRAQLSAWHKNPYALGAYSCWPVGYLHRYAGYEGKAQGNVHIGGEHCSYDFQGFMEGGATEGERAAKEVIDALR, from the coding sequence ATGGCACGCACCAACCCGATGCACCTCCTGAAGCGCCTCGCCGCCGAGCACGCCGATGCCCGTCGGCTCGACATCCCCGTCGACGAACTCAGAGGCATGAGAGCGGACGCCCTCGGGCGCCGGTCCCTGCTCAAGTACGCGGCCGCCGCCGGTGTCGCCGTCGGCGCCGGCGGGGCCGTCGGCCTGGGCGGGGCCGCACCCGCCCACGCCGCCGCCACCCTGGACCCGCCGGTCCAGAGCACCGCCCGGATCGCCGTCGTCGGCGCCGGTATCTCCGGCCTCACCGCCGCCCTCACCCTCCAGGACGCCGGCCTCAGCCCCACGCTCTACGAGGCCAACCCGTCCCGGGTCGGCGGCCGCATGTGGACCCAGCGAAGCCACTGGGCCTACGGCCAGACCTCCGAGATCGGCGGCGAGCTGATCGACACCAGCCACAAGAAGATCCTGGAGCTCTGCCGCCGATTCGACCTCGACGTCGAGGACTTCCTCGGCGGCGGGCCCAACGGGGCCGAGGAGGTCCTCTGGTTCGACGGCGCCTACTACCCGCGCCACCAGGCCGACGAGGACTTCAACGGGGTCTACCAGGCACTGCGCCGCGACCTCTCCGAGGCGGGCGAGGTCTTCTGGAACCAGACCACCCCCACCGGCACCGCCCTCGACAACATGTCCGTGTACGAGTGGATCGAGACCCGCGTCCCCGGCGGCCACTCCTCGCCGCTCGGCAAGTTCATCGACGTCGCCTACAACGTCGAGTACGGCGCCGACACCACCGAACAGTCCTCGCTCGCGCTCGTCCTGCTGATGGGCTACCAGACCAATCCGGGCAACTTCAACATCTGGGGCCTGTCCAACGAGCGGTACCACATCGTCGGCGGCAACGACCAGCTCCCGAACGCCATCGCCGGGGCCCTCACGTCCGGCACCCTGCGCCGGGGCTGGTCCCTGACCGCCGTACGGGCCAACGCCGACGGCACCCAGACGCTGACCTTCAACGAGGCCGGCGCCACCCGGACGGTCACCGCCGACCACACGATCCTCTGCCTCCCGCTGCCGGTCCTCAAGCAGCTCGACCTGTCCCTCGCGGGCTTCGACCCGCTCATGCGGAACCTGCTGCGGGACGCCCGCATGGGCGACTGCACCAAGCTCAACATGCAGTTCGGCACCCGTCCCTGGCGCGGCACCGGCCCCTGGCCCGGCGTCTCCGCCGGAGACTGCTTCACCGACAGCGAGGTCCAGCAGACCTGGGACACCACCAAGGTCCAGGGCGGCACCGGCGGCATCCTCATCCAGTACGGCGGCGGCAGCCTGGCCAGGAACCTGAACCCGGCCGGGCCGTTCTCCACCGAGTCCGACCCGTACGTGCGCAGCCTCGTCACCCGCTACCTCGCGGGCATCGACGCCTTCTTCCCCGGCACCTCCAGGGCGTACAACGGCCGGGCCCAGCTCTCCGCCTGGCACAAGAACCCGTACGCGCTCGGGGCGTACTCCTGTTGGCCCGTCGGCTATCTCCACCGGTACGCCGGGTACGAGGGCAAGGCCCAGGGCAACGTCCACATCGGCGGCGAGCACTGCAGCTACGACTTCCAGGGCTTCATGGAGGGCGGGGCCACGGAGGGCGAGCGCGCCGCCAAGGAGGTGATCGACGCGCTGAGGTGA
- a CDS encoding APC family permease — translation MAKNSTPEVHRLKANSVGLVGVVFMAVATAAPITAMTGNLPIAVGFGNGTGAPAGYLFATLVLTVFSVGYVAMAKRITAAGAFYGYISHGLGRIAGMASGMLAVLAYIVFEASIVGVFAYFTKTTVADQLGVDLPWILYAAVMLAVTAVLSYFDINLTAKALGVMLIAEIAVLFAVATAVLIAGGGPDGIPVEPINPMNAFTGTSAGLGLFFAFWSWVGFESTAMYGEESRNPKKVIPRATLISVIGVGLFYIYVSWMTIAGNGLTESVKLSASASPLDLFFAPTQSFIGAWAVDAFQWLLLTGSFACGMAFHQCASRYLYAIGREGFLHPALGRTHAKHGSPYIASYVQSAIAVGLVVAFWLTGQDPYIHLYTLLAILGTMAILIVQTLCSFAVIGYFRKNHPEDRHWFRTLTAPLLGGIGMIAVVVLLIMNLETAAGLAADSLFFKAIPWIVGTVFFGGLGLGFYLKAKRPERYEIIGRVVLEDATERADEEVPVPAAVPQS, via the coding sequence ATGGCAAAGAACTCCACCCCAGAGGTCCACCGACTGAAGGCGAATTCCGTCGGTCTTGTCGGCGTCGTCTTCATGGCCGTGGCCACCGCGGCCCCGATCACCGCGATGACGGGCAACCTCCCCATCGCCGTCGGTTTCGGCAACGGCACCGGCGCGCCCGCCGGATATCTCTTCGCGACGCTCGTCCTGACCGTCTTCTCGGTCGGCTATGTCGCCATGGCCAAGCGGATCACGGCCGCCGGCGCTTTCTACGGCTATATCTCGCACGGCCTGGGCCGGATCGCCGGCATGGCCTCCGGCATGCTCGCGGTCCTCGCGTACATCGTCTTCGAGGCCTCGATCGTCGGTGTCTTCGCGTACTTCACCAAGACGACGGTCGCCGACCAGCTCGGTGTCGACCTCCCGTGGATCCTGTACGCGGCGGTCATGCTGGCCGTGACGGCCGTCCTCTCGTACTTCGACATCAACCTGACCGCCAAGGCGCTCGGAGTGATGCTGATCGCCGAGATCGCGGTCCTCTTCGCGGTCGCCACCGCCGTGCTGATCGCCGGCGGCGGCCCCGACGGCATCCCGGTCGAGCCCATCAACCCGATGAACGCCTTCACCGGCACCTCCGCGGGACTCGGCCTCTTCTTCGCCTTCTGGTCCTGGGTCGGCTTCGAGTCGACCGCGATGTACGGAGAGGAGTCGCGCAACCCGAAGAAGGTCATCCCGCGCGCCACCCTGATATCCGTCATCGGCGTCGGCCTCTTCTACATCTACGTCTCCTGGATGACGATCGCCGGCAACGGCCTCACCGAGTCGGTGAAGCTGTCGGCCTCCGCCAGCCCGCTCGACCTCTTCTTCGCCCCCACCCAGTCCTTCATCGGCGCCTGGGCCGTCGACGCCTTCCAGTGGCTTCTGCTCACCGGCTCCTTCGCCTGCGGCATGGCCTTCCACCAGTGCGCCTCGCGCTACCTGTACGCCATCGGCCGCGAGGGCTTCCTCCACCCGGCGCTCGGCCGCACCCACGCCAAGCACGGCTCGCCGTACATCGCCTCCTACGTGCAGAGCGCGATCGCGGTGGGTCTCGTCGTCGCCTTCTGGCTCACCGGCCAGGACCCCTACATCCACCTGTACACGCTGCTCGCGATCCTCGGCACGATGGCGATCCTCATCGTCCAGACCCTCTGCTCCTTCGCCGTCATCGGCTACTTCCGCAAGAACCACCCCGAGGACCGGCACTGGTTCAGGACCCTCACCGCGCCGCTCCTCGGCGGCATCGGCATGATCGCCGTCGTCGTCCTGCTGATCATGAACCTGGAGACCGCGGCCGGTCTCGCCGCCGACTCCCTCTTCTTCAAGGCGATCCCCTGGATCGTCGGCACGGTCTTCTTCGGCGGCCTCGGCCTCGGCTTCTACCTCAAGGCCAAGCGGCCCGAGCGGTACGAGATCATCGGCCGCGTCGTCCTGGAGGACGCCACCGAGCGCGCCGACGAAGAGGTTCCCGTCCCCGCCGCCGTACCCCAGAGCTGA